A window of the Juglans microcarpa x Juglans regia isolate MS1-56 chromosome 5D, Jm3101_v1.0, whole genome shotgun sequence genome harbors these coding sequences:
- the LOC121265750 gene encoding uncharacterized protein LOC121265750, translated as MAPSPPKTSSLFQSWARCNNMVLSWLLNSLSKEIAANIIYVDSAKEMWSDLHERFSQGNGPRIFQLQKSIASFAQDDLSVSAYFTQMKGLWDELMNYHHLPVCSCGGLRSLMSMHQQDYVMRFLMGLNDSYSHIRGQILLIEPLPPINKVFSLVLQEEQQRDIGLVLVPDTQSIVFSSTTKHVPMAKPSTRRPICSHCSIPRRTMEKCFELHGYPPGYRSKGRSSNSTSISHPSINSAHHNSVNTANSTLNPSMPFTPQQCQQLWAFLHPTSSDSLP; from the coding sequence ATGGCTCCATCTCCTCCAAAAACTTCTTCATTGTTTCAATCATGGGCTCGTTGCAACAATATGGTCCTTTCCTGGTTACTTAATTCTCTTTCCAAAGAGATTGCTGCCAATATCATTTATGTTGATTCTGCAAAGGAGATGTGGTCTGATCTTCACGAAAGATTCTCTCAAGGCAATGGTCCTCGGATCTTTCAATTACAAAAGTCCATTGCATCTTTTGCACAAGATGACCTTTCTGTCAGTGCGTATTTCACTCAGATGAAAGGCCTTTGGGATGAATTGATGAACTACCATCACTTGCCTGTTTGTTCTTGTGGTGGATTACGATCCTTGATGAGTATGCATCAACAGGATTATGTCATGCGTTTTCTAATGGGATTAAATGATTCCTATTCGCATATTAGAGGTCAAATCCTTCTTATTGAGCCTCTGCCTCCTATCAACAAAGTATTTTCTCTAGTTCTTCAAGAAGAACAACAGCGTGATATTGGACTTGTTTTAGTTCCAGACACACAATCTATTGTTTTCTCCTCCACTACAAAACATGTTCCTATGGCCAAACCTTCCACTCGCAGACCTATTTGCTCTCATTGTTCTATTCCAAGGCGCACTATGGAGAAATGTTTTGAGTTGCATGGCTATCCTCCTGGATATAGATCCAAAGGCCGATCCTCTAATTCTACATCCATTTCTCATCCTTCTATCAATTCTGCTCATCACAACAGTGTCAATACTGCCAATTCTACATTAAATCCCTCCATGCCTTTTACTCCACAACAGTGTCAACAACTTTGGGCATTTCTTCATCCTACATCCTCAGATTCTTTACCATAA